Proteins found in one Leguminivora glycinivorella isolate SPB_JAAS2020 chromosome 4, LegGlyc_1.1, whole genome shotgun sequence genomic segment:
- the LOC125225228 gene encoding gamma-interferon-responsive lysosomal thiol protein-like: MNLKCLFILFATSLTYSSGVDLSKILEWYKPRHYEIANGEDKVDLRIYYEAMCPGCIIEYTRILPDILDKLGAYVNLKTYPYGNAWKTENGKIQCQHGPEECYGNKLHACAIDILKDTTQYVKYTACMMSGQEDGSGGSNDKGATSCGKQMGIDATKIIECAKGEKGEKLLEKYGEETDYEVPDLRSVPWSLINGKFVSAEKWFATICAALAHLPQSVNNCV, from the exons ATGAATTTgaagtgtttatttattttattcgctactagtttgacgtacAGTTCCG GTGTGGATCTGTCAAAAATTCTTGAATGGTACAAACCCCGTCATTATGAA ATTGCCAATGGAGAAGACAAGGTTGATCTCAGAATATACTACGAAGCTATGTGTCCAGGTTGCATAATAGAGTACACACGCATTTTACCTGACATACTAGATAAACTTGGAGCATACGTAAATCTTAAAACATATCCTTATGGAAACGCTTGG AAGACAGAaaatggaaaaatccaatgCCAGCACGGCCCGGAAGAATGTTACGGTAACAAGTTGCACGCATGCGCCATCGACATACTCAAGGATACTACTCAGTACGTGAAGTACACCGCTTGCATGATGTCTGGACAGGAGGACGGCAGTGGTGGCTCAAATGATAAAGGCGCCACTTCA TGCGGTAAACAAATGGGAATCGATGCAACCAAGATCATCGAATGTGCTAAAGGTGAAAAAGGCGAAAAACTGCTAGAAAAATACGGGGAAGAAACCGATTACGAAGTCCCGGACTTGAGAAGCGTGCCATGGTCGCTAATAAACGGCAAATTTGTGAGTGCCGAGAAGTGGTTCGCCACTATCTGTGCCGCTTTGGCCCATCTCCCCCAGAGTGTAAATAATTGTGTATAA
- the LOC125225539 gene encoding gamma-interferon-inducible lysosomal thiol reductase-like: MLSYKCLFCLLAISIVDSIEILSNYPDLKNLEQYYHYQTINGDKVKLQVYYECLCPDCIAFHLGPLDDVYRKIGSYIDLKLYPYGNAKKSEKNGKTVITCQHGPAECYGNKLHACAIEILNDISKAEFYNSCMMNGTWGGRGSTDMDATNCGKSMGIDSKAIIACAKSSRGEDLLEYYGQETDKLVDKQYVPWVLINGEFFDSNGDLMKKICETLSNSPPPCAELSE; encoded by the exons atgtTATCGTACAAGTGCTTGTTTTGTTTGTTGGCTATTAGCATCGTCGATAGTATTG AAATCCTGTCAAATTATCCGGATCTCAAAAATCTTGAACAGTATTATCACTATCAG aCCATAAATGGAGATAAAGTCAAACTGCAGGTATATTACGAATGCCTGTGCCCTGACTGCATAGCATTCCACTTAGGTCCCTTAGACGACGTATACAGGAAAATCGGATCTTATATAGACCTCAAGTTATATCCGTATGGAAATGCTAag AAATCCGAAAAAAATGGTAAAACCGTGATAACTTGCCAGCACGGGCCAGCCGAGTGTTATGGCAACAAGCTCCACGCATGCGCCATCGAGATACTGAACGACATCAGCAAGGCAGAGTTCTATAACTCCTGCATGATGAACGGGACCTGGGGCGGCAGGGGATCCACAGACATGGACGCTACTAAT TGCGGAAAATCAATGGGAATCGATTCAAAGGCGATCATCGCATGCGCTAAAAGTTCACGAGGAGAAGATCTTCTAGAATACTACGGACAAGAAACAGACAAGCTGGTCGACAAACAATACGTACCCTGGGTACTCATAAATGGAGAGTTCTTTGACAGCAATGGTGATTTGATGAAGAAAATTTGTGAAACTTTGAGCAATTCGCCACCTCCGTGTGCTGAATTAAGCGAATAA